A single Perognathus longimembris pacificus isolate PPM17 chromosome 17, ASM2315922v1, whole genome shotgun sequence DNA region contains:
- the LOC125366469 gene encoding homologous-pairing protein 2 homolog, producing MSKGRAEAAAGAPGILLRYLQEQNRPYSAQDMFGNLQKEHGLGKTVVVKALEQLAQQGKIKEKTYGKQKIYFADQDQFDVVSEADLHSLDAKIVALAAKVQSLQQSCRHMETELKELTNSLTTPEMQKEIQELKKECAGYTERLKNIKAATNHVTPEEKEQVYRERQQYCKEWRKRKRMATEMCDAILEGYSKSKKQFFEEVGIETDEDCNVRLPDP from the exons ATGAGCAAAGGCCGTGCGGAAGCTGCGGCCGGAG CTCCTGGGATCCTTCTGAGGTACCTACAGGAGCAGAACCGGCCCTACAGTGCTCAGGACATGTTCGGGAACCTGCAGAAGGAGCATGGACTGGGCAAGACG GTGGTGGTGAAGGCGTTGGAGCAGCTGGCCCAACAAGGCAAGATCAAAGAGAAGACCTACGGCAAGCAGAAGATCTATTTTGCTGATCAG GACCAGTTTGATGTGGTGAGTGAGGCTGACCTCCATAGCCTGGATGCCAAAATTGTGGCCCTCGCTGCTAAGGTGCAGAGCTTGCAGCAGAGCTGCCGACATATGGAAACTG AGCTGAAGGAGCTAACTAACAGCCTGACCACTCCGGAGATGCAGAAAGAGATCCAGGAGTTAAAGAAGGAGTGTGCTGGCTACACAGAGAGACTGAAGAACATCAAAGCAGCTACCAACCACGTCACTCCAGAAGAGAAGGAGCAG GTATACAGAGAAAGGCAGCAATACTGCAAGGAATGGAGGAAGCGGAAGCGGATG GcaacagagatgtgtgatgcaaTCCTTGAAGGCTACTCCAAGAGCAAGAAGCAGTTCTTT GAGGAAGTTGGGATAGAGACAGATGAAGATTGTAACGTCAGGCTCCCAGACCCCTGA